In the genome of Kitasatospora cathayae, one region contains:
- a CDS encoding polysaccharide deacetylase family protein — protein sequence MPQTQSTPSTSTARARPVPGVRALPPPTGCAADHHGAGRTRPAVEAKCFEASRFEARPVGARPVDAGHVDTGHVDAKQIGTEQQDARGEWLRFAPVQPLFRARAAQRLAVLAYHGVTDHRSFGAQLDRLRRLATPVSLEAVLQAVTERRPLPPRSVLVTFDDADRSVLTHALPALDARGIPATAFVISELIGTERPFWWHEADFLARHGGRARSLDCGHPSQLLPRLKAMPDPDRRRSLHELRVSADRRPPRQEQLTPADLLALRDGGVAIGNHTQGHPCLGRCDDATVRAEITGAHEALTHWLGERPIAFAYPDGGHDPRAETVLQELGYRLGFLSDHRLGPRLPTHPLQISRLQVDSTTSTRRFDTILSGLEPAYRRWRRQAVA from the coding sequence TTGCCGCAGACCCAATCCACCCCGTCGACCTCCACAGCCCGCGCCAGGCCCGTACCCGGCGTGCGGGCCCTGCCGCCGCCCACCGGCTGCGCCGCCGACCACCACGGCGCCGGCCGGACCCGACCGGCCGTCGAGGCCAAGTGCTTCGAGGCCTCGCGCTTCGAGGCGAGGCCTGTCGGCGCGAGGCCGGTCGACGCGGGGCACGTCGACACGGGGCACGTCGACGCGAAGCAGATCGGGACGGAACAGCAGGACGCGCGGGGCGAATGGCTGCGGTTCGCCCCCGTACAACCATTGTTCCGGGCCCGGGCCGCCCAGCGACTCGCCGTCCTCGCCTACCACGGGGTGACCGACCACCGCTCCTTCGGCGCCCAGCTCGACCGACTGCGAAGGCTCGCCACCCCGGTCTCGCTGGAGGCCGTCCTCCAGGCCGTCACCGAGCGGCGGCCGCTGCCGCCGCGCAGCGTGCTGGTCACCTTCGACGACGCCGACCGGAGCGTCCTCACCCACGCCCTGCCCGCCCTCGACGCGCGCGGCATCCCCGCGACCGCCTTCGTCATCTCCGAACTCATCGGCACCGAGCGCCCCTTCTGGTGGCACGAGGCCGACTTCCTCGCCCGCCACGGCGGCCGCGCCCGCTCACTCGACTGCGGCCACCCCTCCCAGCTGCTCCCCCGGCTCAAGGCCATGCCCGACCCGGACCGCCGTCGCAGCCTGCACGAACTGCGGGTCAGCGCCGACCGCCGGCCACCCCGCCAGGAACAGCTCACCCCCGCCGACCTGCTCGCACTGCGGGACGGCGGCGTCGCCATCGGCAACCACACCCAGGGGCACCCGTGCCTCGGCCGCTGCGACGACGCCACCGTCCGCGCCGAGATCACCGGCGCCCACGAAGCCCTCACCCACTGGCTCGGCGAACGCCCGATCGCCTTCGCCTACCCCGACGGCGGCCACGACCCCCGCGCCGAAACCGTTCTTCAGGAGCTCGGCTACCGCCTCGGCTTCCTCTCCGACCACCGCCTCGGCCCCCGTCTCCCCACCCACCCCCTCCAGATCAGCCGCCTCCAGGTCGACTCCACCACCAGCACCCGCCGCTTCGACACCATCCTCTCCGGCCTCGAACCCGCCTACCGCCGCTGGCGCCGCCAAGCAGTCGCCTGA
- a CDS encoding glutamate racemase: MKIALMDSGIGLLAAADALRKLRPDVDLVLSSNPASMPWGPRTPEEVTELALGCCRAAAALEPDVLVIACNTASVHALAALRAELEPGLPVIGTVPAIKPAAALGGRVAIWATPATTGSDYQRGLIRDFGGTADITEVACPGLADAIEHGDDDAITAAIADAAARTPQGTDALVLGCTHYELVADRIRTAVAPTASQALTFHGSADAVAAQALRRVADPTRTGTGTLTVLHAGTPATLPPTATLYPQGLTLAPVTA; this comes from the coding sequence GTGAAGATCGCACTGATGGACTCTGGAATCGGCCTGCTGGCCGCCGCCGACGCCCTCCGGAAGCTGCGCCCCGACGTCGATCTGGTGCTCTCCTCCAACCCGGCCTCGATGCCGTGGGGACCGCGCACGCCCGAAGAGGTCACCGAACTGGCCCTCGGCTGCTGCCGGGCCGCGGCCGCCCTCGAGCCCGACGTCCTGGTGATCGCCTGCAACACGGCCTCGGTCCACGCGCTCGCCGCCCTGCGCGCCGAACTCGAGCCCGGGCTGCCCGTCATCGGCACCGTCCCGGCGATCAAGCCCGCCGCCGCACTCGGCGGCCGCGTCGCCATCTGGGCCACCCCGGCCACCACCGGCAGTGACTACCAGCGCGGACTCATCCGTGACTTCGGCGGCACCGCCGACATCACCGAGGTCGCCTGCCCCGGCCTCGCGGACGCCATCGAACACGGCGACGACGACGCCATCACCGCCGCCATCGCCGACGCCGCCGCCCGCACCCCGCAGGGCACCGACGCGCTCGTCCTCGGCTGCACCCACTACGAACTCGTCGCCGACCGCATCCGCACCGCCGTCGCCCCCACCGCCTCCCAGGCCCTCACCTTCCACGGCTCCGCCGACGCCGTCGCCGCCCAGGCCCTCCGCCGCGTCGCCGACCCCACCCGCACCGGCACCGGCACCCTCACCGTCCTCCACGCCGGCACCCCCGCCACCCTCCCCCCCACCGCCACCCTCTACCCCCAGGGCCTCACCCTCGCCCCCGTCACCGCCTGA
- a CDS encoding glycosyltransferase → MTVLLWIAAFSLLVWLWLACCHGLFWRTDVRLPPRRPPVRWPQAVIVVPARDEASVLPVSLPTLLAQKYPGRARVILVDDHSSDGTGAVAAELRTMDGLELTVTTPPPLPPGWTGKLWALRHGVELAGPDAEYLLLTDADIAHGPDSLAELVAAAEGNGLDLVSQMARLRVETGWERLIVPAFVYFFAQLYPFRRSNRPGSRTAAAAGGCSLVRREALERAGGVAAIRGAVIDDVSLARAVKSSGGRTWLGLAGEVDSVRPYRRLEQLWRMVSRSAYAQLRHSPVLLLGTVLGLALVYLVPPVATVAGLVAGAPLVAVAGGAAWALMAGTYLPMVRYYGQPAAAVVLLPFTASLYLLMTVDSAVQHWRGRGAAWKGRTYSRA, encoded by the coding sequence GTGACCGTCCTGCTGTGGATCGCCGCGTTCTCCCTGCTGGTCTGGCTCTGGCTGGCGTGTTGCCACGGTCTGTTCTGGCGCACCGACGTCCGGCTGCCACCGCGTCGTCCGCCGGTGCGGTGGCCGCAGGCGGTGATCGTGGTGCCGGCCCGGGACGAGGCGTCGGTGCTGCCGGTGAGCCTGCCGACGCTGCTGGCGCAGAAGTACCCGGGGCGGGCGCGGGTGATCCTGGTGGACGACCACAGTTCGGACGGCACGGGCGCGGTGGCGGCGGAGCTGCGGACGATGGACGGGCTGGAGCTGACGGTGACCACCCCTCCCCCGCTGCCGCCGGGCTGGACGGGCAAGCTGTGGGCGCTGCGGCACGGGGTGGAGCTGGCCGGTCCGGACGCCGAGTACCTGCTGCTGACCGACGCGGACATCGCGCACGGCCCGGATTCGCTGGCCGAGCTGGTGGCCGCCGCCGAGGGCAACGGGCTGGACCTGGTGTCGCAGATGGCCCGGCTGCGGGTGGAGACCGGTTGGGAGCGGCTGATCGTCCCGGCCTTCGTGTACTTCTTCGCCCAGCTGTACCCGTTCCGCCGGAGCAATCGCCCCGGCTCCCGGACCGCGGCCGCGGCGGGCGGCTGCTCGCTGGTGCGGCGGGAGGCGCTGGAGCGTGCGGGCGGGGTGGCGGCGATCCGGGGGGCGGTGATCGACGACGTGTCGCTGGCCCGGGCGGTGAAGTCCTCGGGCGGGCGCACCTGGCTGGGTCTGGCCGGGGAGGTGGACAGCGTCCGCCCGTACCGCCGGCTGGAGCAGTTGTGGCGGATGGTGTCGCGCAGCGCGTACGCCCAGTTGCGGCACTCGCCGGTGCTGCTGCTGGGAACGGTGCTGGGCCTGGCACTGGTGTACCTGGTGCCGCCGGTGGCGACGGTGGCCGGTCTGGTGGCGGGAGCGCCGCTGGTGGCGGTGGCGGGCGGGGCGGCCTGGGCGCTGATGGCGGGCACCTACCTCCCGATGGTCCGGTACTACGGGCAGCCGGCGGCGGCCGTAGTGCTGCTGCCTTTCACGGCCTCGCTGTACCTGCTGATGACGGTGGACTCGGCGGTGCAGCACTGGCGGGGCCGGGGCGCGGCCTGGAAGGGCCGGACGTACTCGCGGGCATGA
- a CDS encoding SAM-dependent methyltransferase — protein MDRQRISRLAHAHHPIAAPLSDGSVARLLDRALAGQESGRAVDLGCGEGAWLLRALAARPGWRAVGVDVDAAALTRARETATALGVVGRIGLHHRDAREFTDREPFDLVLCVGATHAFDGLLPTLAAARELLAPGGRLLVGDGFWEREPSREALDGLGAVPEDFADLATTTDRVLADGWTPVYGHVSTAREWDDYEFCWTGSLAEWALDHPDHPDAAAAREAADRHRADWLRGYRGTLGFVTYLLRRD, from the coding sequence ATGGACCGTCAGCGGATCTCCCGGCTCGCCCATGCCCACCACCCGATCGCGGCGCCGTTGTCGGACGGGTCGGTGGCCCGTCTGTTGGACCGCGCGCTGGCCGGGCAGGAGAGCGGCCGGGCGGTGGACCTCGGCTGCGGTGAGGGCGCGTGGCTGCTGCGGGCGCTGGCCGCGCGACCGGGCTGGCGGGCGGTGGGGGTGGACGTGGACGCGGCGGCACTGACCCGGGCCCGGGAGACGGCGACCGCGCTCGGCGTGGTGGGCCGGATCGGCCTGCACCACCGGGACGCCCGGGAGTTCACCGACCGCGAGCCCTTCGACCTGGTGCTGTGCGTGGGCGCCACCCATGCCTTCGACGGGCTGCTGCCCACACTGGCGGCGGCCCGCGAACTCCTCGCTCCGGGTGGGCGGTTGCTGGTCGGCGACGGGTTCTGGGAGCGCGAGCCGTCCCGGGAGGCCCTGGACGGGCTGGGCGCCGTCCCGGAGGACTTCGCGGATCTGGCGACCACCACCGACCGGGTCCTCGCGGACGGTTGGACCCCGGTGTACGGGCACGTCAGCACGGCCCGGGAGTGGGACGACTACGAGTTCTGCTGGACGGGTTCGCTGGCCGAGTGGGCGCTGGACCACCCGGACCACCCGGACGCGGCGGCTGCCCGCGAGGCCGCGGACCGCCACCGCGCCGACTGGCTGCGCGGCTACCGGGGAACGCTCGGCTTCGTCACCTATCTGCTGCGCCGCGACTGA
- a CDS encoding alpha/beta fold hydrolase → MSELTIPHVHHRHVDLDGLRVFYRETGPADAPVLLLLHGFPSASHQYARLLDALGTHYRLIAPDYPGFGNSDSPAPDAFPYRFDTLADVIERFCLALGLDRFAMYVFDFGAPVGLRLATRRPEWITGLVVQNGNAYEEGLSDQAREFIAHRRGVPGAEEVARSILTLDITRSQYEGGTGDPSLVAPDGWTLDQHFLDLPGRKDIQVELALDYFSNVELYPVWQDWLRANQPPTLVVWGRNDPFFTEAGARAYLRDLPGAELHVLDTGHFALEEKLPEIAPLIDDFLARTQK, encoded by the coding sequence ATGAGCGAGCTGACGATCCCGCACGTCCACCACCGCCACGTCGACCTCGACGGCCTGCGCGTCTTCTACCGCGAGACCGGCCCGGCCGACGCCCCCGTTCTCCTGCTGCTGCACGGCTTCCCCTCCGCCTCCCATCAGTACGCCCGACTGCTCGACGCGCTCGGCACCCACTACCGCCTGATAGCCCCTGACTACCCGGGCTTCGGCAACAGCGACAGCCCCGCGCCCGACGCCTTCCCGTACCGTTTCGACACCCTCGCCGACGTCATCGAGCGCTTCTGCCTTGCCCTCGGCCTGGACCGCTTCGCGATGTACGTCTTCGACTTCGGCGCACCGGTCGGCCTGCGGCTGGCCACCCGCCGGCCGGAGTGGATCACCGGCCTGGTGGTCCAGAACGGCAACGCGTACGAGGAGGGGCTCTCCGACCAGGCAAGGGAGTTCATCGCCCACCGGCGCGGCGTTCCCGGTGCCGAGGAGGTCGCCCGGTCGATCCTCACCCTGGACATCACCCGCAGCCAGTACGAGGGCGGCACCGGCGACCCGAGCCTGGTCGCCCCGGACGGCTGGACCCTCGACCAGCACTTCCTCGACCTGCCCGGCCGCAAGGACATCCAGGTCGAACTGGCCCTCGACTACTTCTCGAACGTCGAGCTCTACCCGGTCTGGCAGGACTGGCTGCGCGCCAACCAGCCGCCCACCCTGGTGGTTTGGGGGCGCAACGACCCCTTCTTCACCGAGGCCGGCGCCCGCGCCTACCTGCGCGACCTGCCCGGGGCCGAACTGCACGTCCTCGACACCGGGCACTTCGCACTGGAGGAGAAACTGCCCGAAATCGCCCCGCTGATCGACGACTTCCTCGCCAGGACGCAGAAGTAG
- a CDS encoding thiol:disulfide interchange protein DsbA/DsbL, whose product MNSNSLLRSAVLLAVAAGIAVSPVQAGAVTHQPPTEGAQFVKLDHAQPVRESARTEVVEFFWYDCSHSQALEQPLQAWAEKHRADVALRRVPAIWQGSPDEGVQRAHARLYYTLERLGLVEQLQTSAFRSIHTDGADLTTEAAATDWAVRHGVDAERFRTAYRSAEVGRSVDDAVVQFVRYGVNELPTVVVQGEYRTSPTKAGGVEAMPEVLDYLVQREQLQKR is encoded by the coding sequence GTGAACTCGAATTCGCTGCTGCGGTCCGCCGTCCTGCTCGCCGTCGCCGCCGGGATCGCCGTGTCCCCCGTCCAGGCCGGTGCGGTGACCCATCAACCCCCCACCGAGGGTGCCCAGTTCGTCAAGCTCGACCACGCTCAGCCGGTGCGTGAGAGCGCCCGCACCGAGGTCGTCGAGTTCTTCTGGTACGACTGCAGTCACTCCCAGGCGTTGGAGCAGCCGCTGCAGGCCTGGGCGGAGAAGCACCGCGCCGACGTCGCGCTGCGCCGGGTCCCGGCGATCTGGCAGGGCAGCCCGGACGAGGGCGTGCAGCGTGCCCATGCGCGCCTGTACTACACGCTGGAGCGCCTCGGCCTGGTCGAGCAGCTGCAGACCAGTGCCTTCCGCTCGATCCACACCGACGGCGCCGACCTCACCACCGAGGCGGCCGCCACCGACTGGGCGGTGCGCCACGGCGTCGACGCCGAGCGCTTCCGCACGGCCTACCGCTCCGCCGAGGTCGGCCGGTCGGTGGACGACGCGGTCGTCCAGTTCGTCCGGTACGGAGTCAACGAGCTGCCGACGGTGGTCGTCCAGGGCGAGTACCGCACCTCGCCGACCAAGGCCGGCGGCGTCGAGGCGATGCCCGAGGTGCTGGACTACCTGGTGCAGCGGGAGCAGCTGCAGAAGCGCTGA
- a CDS encoding glycosyltransferase family 4 protein, which translates to MPDHTAADSAGVRPRVLHLISDERRGGAQNFARDLHRELRRRGQASALCALAPHPAVPPARPGAAVSGVCTAGTAVPGTCGEGCPDTARVRAAAVLGPGRLRPTTLRALRSAARAADVVLAHGSDTLAACALALVGTRTPFVYVSVGHPRYWTANRLRRLRGGALMHRAAAVTTLTDEAREVLEEQFRLPGGKVRVIPNSRAAESYPPADGRADRRAARHALGLPADVLLVAWIGAISPEKRLDLALDVLDRLPDVRMAVAGDGPLLETLARHPAAARAHFLGPLPDPAPLYRAADALLLTSDSEGVPGALIEAALAGVPAVATDVGWVREVVRDGATGALVAPGDPLALAEALAKVLSCNGAGLGAAARAHALEHFELGAVVDDWQRLVAEVWTDDPAR; encoded by the coding sequence ATGCCCGACCACACGGCGGCCGATTCGGCCGGAGTCCGCCCGCGTGTCCTGCACCTGATCAGCGACGAACGCCGGGGCGGCGCCCAGAACTTCGCCCGTGACCTCCACCGGGAACTGCGCCGCCGGGGCCAGGCCTCCGCGCTGTGCGCCCTCGCCCCGCACCCGGCCGTGCCACCCGCGCGGCCGGGTGCGGCCGTATCGGGGGTGTGCACCGCCGGGACGGCCGTTCCGGGCACCTGCGGAGAGGGGTGTCCCGACACCGCCAGGGTGCGCGCCGCCGCCGTCCTCGGTCCCGGCCGCCTGCGCCCCACCACCCTGCGGGCGCTGCGCTCCGCCGCCCGGGCCGCCGACGTCGTGCTCGCCCACGGCTCCGACACCCTGGCCGCCTGCGCCCTCGCCCTGGTCGGCACCCGCACCCCCTTCGTCTACGTCTCCGTCGGCCACCCCCGCTACTGGACCGCCAACCGGCTGCGCAGACTGCGCGGCGGCGCCCTGATGCACCGTGCCGCCGCCGTCACCACCCTCACCGACGAGGCGCGCGAGGTGCTGGAGGAGCAGTTCCGGCTGCCCGGGGGCAAGGTCCGGGTGATCCCCAACTCCCGTGCCGCCGAGAGCTATCCGCCCGCCGACGGCCGGGCCGACCGGCGCGCCGCCCGACACGCCCTGGGTCTGCCCGCGGACGTCCTGCTGGTCGCCTGGATCGGCGCGATATCCCCCGAGAAGCGGCTCGACCTCGCCCTCGACGTACTCGACCGGCTTCCCGACGTCCGGATGGCCGTCGCCGGGGACGGCCCGCTGCTGGAGACACTGGCCCGCCACCCGGCCGCCGCCCGCGCCCACTTCCTCGGCCCGCTGCCCGACCCGGCGCCGCTCTACCGGGCCGCCGACGCGCTGCTGCTCACCAGCGACAGCGAGGGCGTGCCCGGCGCGCTGATCGAGGCGGCCCTGGCGGGGGTGCCGGCTGTGGCGACCGACGTCGGCTGGGTGCGCGAGGTGGTCCGGGACGGTGCCACCGGAGCGCTGGTCGCCCCGGGGGACCCGCTCGCGCTGGCCGAGGCGCTGGCCAAGGTGCTGTCCTGCAACGGCGCGGGCCTCGGCGCGGCCGCCCGGGCGCACGCGCTGGAGCACTTCGAGCTGGGCGCGGTGGTGGACGACTGGCAGCGGCTGGTCGCCGAGGTCTGGACGGACGATCCCGCTCGCTGA
- the mscL gene encoding large conductance mechanosensitive channel protein MscL gives MFKGFRSFLLRGNVVDLAVGIVIGAAFTAVVTGFVSAFLTPLVGVATGAVGDFTQKTFEVGGTKFPYGLFVNAVIGFVLFSAVIYFAVVVPVGKLQDRFEKAKPAPAAKVECPECLSSIPAAATRCSFCTTEVAARPGLPAQSHPLQTH, from the coding sequence GTGTTCAAGGGATTCCGCAGCTTCCTGCTGCGCGGAAACGTGGTGGACCTCGCGGTCGGCATCGTGATCGGCGCGGCCTTCACCGCCGTCGTCACCGGGTTCGTCAGCGCCTTCCTCACCCCGCTGGTCGGGGTCGCCACCGGTGCGGTCGGCGACTTCACCCAGAAGACCTTCGAGGTGGGCGGCACCAAGTTCCCGTACGGCCTCTTCGTCAACGCCGTGATCGGGTTCGTCCTGTTCAGCGCGGTGATCTACTTCGCCGTGGTGGTGCCGGTCGGCAAGCTGCAGGACCGCTTCGAGAAGGCCAAGCCCGCGCCGGCCGCCAAGGTAGAGTGCCCGGAGTGCCTGAGCTCGATCCCGGCCGCCGCGACCCGCTGCTCGTTCTGCACCACCGAGGTCGCCGCCCGGCCGGGCCTGCCCGCGCAGTCCCACCCGCTGCAGACGCACTGA
- a CDS encoding DUF6643 family protein, with product MTSPRSYDGVGYPSPSFSSGTPIYDSLVAERGVPQIAPINVPAALPPALSSGYGSGLGQSYENRYGNGYETPGSNLPALPPARLALGPGPSSGPSAGPATAYIPAQSAPAYASAPQPPAPGYGAPQPYQRPQPAAPAFAQTASGGYQPTGGQSFGGQNTFIGQGGQQTFGAQSTGGPAGFGQGQPGGLPQGGPQSFGGQQSFGGPNPAGPGDQGFGGAQLRPAMAPVAPVRPMQPQRPGPYGEPGGFQQGGYQPQAQGY from the coding sequence ATGACCTCGCCCCGCTCCTACGACGGAGTCGGCTACCCCTCTCCGTCCTTCTCCTCCGGCACGCCGATCTACGACAGCCTCGTGGCTGAGCGCGGCGTTCCCCAGATCGCACCCATCAACGTGCCGGCCGCCCTGCCGCCGGCCCTGTCCTCCGGTTACGGATCCGGCCTCGGCCAGTCCTACGAGAACCGGTACGGCAACGGGTACGAGACCCCCGGCAGCAACCTCCCCGCGCTGCCGCCCGCCCGCCTCGCCCTGGGCCCCGGCCCGAGCAGCGGCCCCTCCGCCGGCCCGGCCACGGCGTACATCCCCGCGCAGTCCGCGCCGGCGTACGCCTCCGCCCCGCAGCCGCCGGCCCCCGGATACGGCGCCCCCCAGCCGTACCAGCGGCCGCAGCCCGCCGCCCCGGCCTTCGCCCAGACCGCCAGCGGCGGCTACCAGCCCACCGGCGGCCAGAGCTTCGGCGGCCAGAACACCTTCATCGGCCAGGGCGGCCAGCAGACCTTCGGCGCGCAGTCGACCGGCGGACCGGCCGGTTTCGGCCAGGGCCAGCCCGGTGGCCTCCCGCAGGGCGGTCCGCAGAGCTTCGGCGGCCAGCAGTCCTTCGGCGGTCCGAACCCGGCCGGCCCCGGCGACCAGGGCTTCGGCGGCGCCCAGCTGCGCCCGGCCATGGCGCCGGTCGCGCCGGTCCGCCCGATGCAGCCGCAGCGGCCGGGCCCGTACGGCGAGCCCGGCGGCTTCCAGCAGGGCGGCTACCAGCCGCAGGCCCAGGGCTACTGA